Genomic DNA from Nitratidesulfovibrio vulgaris str. Hildenborough:
CGCAGGGACGTGGCGCTTCGGGGCTAGTCGCATTCCATGTACGTGGCCGATTGTACGGCCTTCTCGGACACGGTCACGGCATGCATCCGCACACCGTGCGGTGCAAGGCGTGGTGCAAGGGCCGTGTAGATGAAGCGGGCGAGGTTCTCCGACGACGGGTTGATGGTGTCGAAAGGGGGCACCTCATTGAGGTTGTGGTGGTCGAGAAGGTCGAGCACCGTGTTCAATTCCCCTTTGAGTACCTTGAAATCGAGCACGATTTCCGTTCCGGGTGACAGCCTGTCACCTTCGACCACGGCTTCGACGGCGAAGTTGTGCCCGTGGAGGTTCTCGCATTTGCCCTCGTAGTGGCGCAGCGCGTGCGAGGCGCAGAACTCGGAGCGTACCGTAAGACGCCAGACAGGCTTGCCCATCCTACATTCCTCCGTGGGTCCATTTGTTGAGGTCGTTCTCGAACACGGGGCCGGGCTGGACTGTCCAGCGCGGGCCTAGCTGCAGGAGGCACAGCGATTCGTCGACCACCATGTGCACGTTCACAGGAACGGTGCCCTTATGCTTTTCGAGGATGGCGCGCAAGCCCGCGAGATAGTCCGCGCTCATGCGACGGGTGTCGAGCTCGACGATGACGGGCTCATCGCTGGAACAGCAGGCCATCGCCAGCGGCATGACCTTGGCACCCATGATCTTGATGTCACGCGGCGCGGCTTCCTCGTCATCACCCCCTTGCCCCTGCCCGCCGTTGCCATCGTCGGCCTTCTTGTCGAGTGTGCCCTCCAGAAGCAGGGGCTGGTCCGACTTGAGCAACTCGCGCGCCTCGGCGAACGGTTCGGGAAAGAAGACCACCTCGGCAGAGGCTGTGAGGTCTTCCACACCCGCGAACGCCATGCGCTGGCCCTTCTTGGTCATCAACTCCTTGAGCGTGGTGACGAGCACCGCCGTGCGTATCTCGGCACCGGGGGGCATGTCGCGGGCCTCTTCAAGAGGGGTGAGGCGCAGCCTGAAGAGTTCCTTGCGGTAGGGCTGAAGGGGGTGGCTGGTGAGAAAGAAGCCGAGAGCCTCCTTCTCGAAGCGCAGCTTCTGGTCGTCGGGCCATTCGGGGGCGGTCTGTTCCTCGCAATCGAAGCCGATGCCGGGGCAGACCTTGGGCTCTTCCTTGATCATGGTGAAGAGCGAGACCTGATTCGAGTCGCGTTCCTTGAGCTTCTTCTGGGCGCGCGCCACCACGGTGTCCAGCGATGCCAGCATCCCGGCGCGTGTGCAGCCGAGACAGTCGCACGCACCGCCTTTGATGAGATTCTCGATGACGCGCTTGGTGACCTTGCGCAGGTTGACGCGAACGCACATGTCGAGCAGCGAGGCGTAGGGCCCGCCTTCTTCGCGTGCGTCGACGATTTCGCGAATGGCTTCGTCGCCCACGTTCTTGATGCCGCCAAGACCGAAGACGATGCGTCCCTCATGCACCGTGAACTCGCGTCGGCTCACCTGCACGTTGGGTCGCAGCACCTCGATGTCCATGTCCTTGCAGGCGGCGACATACTTGAGCAGCTTGTCCTGGTTGCCCATTTCCGAGGTGAGCAGGGCGGCCATGAACTCGACCGGGAAATGCACCTTGAGGAAGGCCGTGTAGTACGAGATGAGGGCATAGGCCGCGCTGTGCGACTTGTTGAACCCGTATTCCGCGAACTTCTCCATAAGGTCGAAGATCTCGTTGGCCTTCTCCTTGGGGATGTCGTTCTTCTGCGCGCCTTGTACGAACTTCGTCCGCTCCTCGGCCATGGCCTCGGCGATCTTCTTGCCCATGGCACGCCGCAGAAGGTCTGCGCCGCCCAGCGTGTAGCTGCCCACTATCTGGGCGATCTGCATCACCTGTTCCTGATAGACGATGACGCCGTAGGTGGGTTGCAGGCACGCTTCGAGTGAAGGCACGGGGTAGGTAACGGGCACCTCGCCATGCTTGCGCTTGATGAACTCGTCGACCATGCCCGAACCCAGCGGGCCGGGACGGTAGAGGGCGAGCATGGCGATGATGTCGTCGAAGCAGGTGGGCCGCAGCATGCGCAGATACTGCCGCATGCCCGAGCTTTCGACCTGGAACACCCCGTCGGTGTCGCCGCGCGAGTAAAGCTCATAGGTCTCGGCATCGTCGAGAGAGAGCGTGTCGAGGTCGGGCGGGGTCTTGCCCTGTCGTGTGATTTCGTCCAGCGCATCCTGCACGAGGGTCATGGTGCGCAGGCCGAGGAAGTCGAATTTGACGAGGCCGACCTTCTCGACCATCTTCATGTCGAACTGGGTGACGGTTTCACCCTTCTTTCCCTTGTACAGCGGCAGATACTCCGACATGGGCTTGTCGGATATGACCACCCCCGCCGCGTGCGTGGAGGCGTGGCGCGAAAGCCCTTCAAGGCGCATGGAGACGTCCAGCAGCTTGCGTATCTGCGGGTCGTCCCGGTAGAGCGTGGCAAGGTCGGGTTCCGCCTCAAGAGCCTTCTTGATGGTCATCTTGAGGTCTTCGGGGATGAGCTTGGCGATGCGGTCGGTCTCGCCGAACGACATGCCAAGGGCGCGTCCCACGTCACGCACCACCGCCTTGGCCTTCATCTTGCCGAAGGTGGTTATCTGCGAAACCGAATCTTCACCGTATTTTTCGGCGACGTACCGTATGACTTCGGTGCGACGACGTTCGCAGAAGTCCACGTCGATATCCGGCATGCTGACGCGTTCGTTGTTGAGAAAGCGCTCGAACAGCAGGTCGTAGGGGATGGGGTCGAGGTTGGTGATGCGCAGCGACCATGCCACCAGCGACCCGGCAGCCGAACCACGCCCCGGCCCGACGGGGATGCCGTTGTTCTTGGCCCAGTTGATGAAGTCCTGCACGATGAGGAAGTACCCCGGAAAACCCATGTCTGTGATGACCTTGAGTTCCCATTCGAGGCGGTCCCAGTAGGCCTTGTGGTCGATGGTGTCGCGGTCGGGGTGCTTTTCGAGGCGCTTCTTCAGGCCTTCTTCGGCGAGGCGCTGGAATTCGGTGTCGAGGGTCATGCCCTCTGGCAGTTCATAGACGGGGAAGAAGTACTTCCCGAAGCTCATCTCGATATTGCACATCTCGGCGATGCGCCCCGTGTTGGCGATGGCCTCCGGCACATGGGCGAAGGCCTTTTCCATCTCCTCCGGCGACTTGTAGTAGAGTTCGCGCGTCTCGAAGCGCATCCGCTTCGGGTCGTCCACCGTGGTCTGCGTCTGGATGCACAGAAGGATGTCGTGCGCCTCCACGTCGGTGGCGTCGAGGTAGTGGCAGTCGTTGGTGGCGACAAGGGGCAGGTTCGTGTGGCCTGCAAGTTCGATGAGCTTCTCGTTGAGGACTTCCTGTTCCTTGATGCCGTTGGATTGCAGTTCAAGGTAGAAGCGGCCGGGAAATATGGAGGCGTATTCCTGCGCGGTGGCGATGCCCGCATCCATGCCCTGCTTCATGAGCACGCGCGGCACTTCACCTGCGAGGCAGGCTGAAAGGGCGATGAGTCCGTCGCTGTATTCGCGCAGCAGTTCCTTGTCCACGCGGGGCTTGTAGTGGAAGCCCTCCGTGAAGCCGCGTGTCACAAGGCGCACGAGGTTGTGGTAGCCTTCGTTGTTCTGCGCCAGCAGCACGAGATGGTACCGGGTGCGCGCGAATTCGGAGGTCTTGTCGGTGCGGTCGGTGGCGGCGACGTACACCTCGCAGCCGATGATGGGCTTGATGCCGAACGACTTGCAGGTGGTGTAGAAATAGGCCGCGCCGAAGAGGTTACCGTGGTCGGTGATGGCGGCGGCGGTCATGCCGTAGTCCTTGGCGCGTGCGCCGAGGTCCTTCAGACGGATGGCCCCGTCGAGGAGGCTGTATTCCGTATGACAGTGCAAGTGTACGAAATCTGACATGTTCTCTTCTGTGCGTGAAAGGTGAAGCGGCATCGTAGCAGAAGGCGGGCCCTGCCACAATGAGTGGCCTTGGCGTGTGGTAGTGTGCCCTGAGGTGTGGTCGCGGCGACTCCAGTGTGCACTGCGGCACGCCACTGTCGGTGACGGCCGCTTGATGCGTGACGTCTCGTTGTAGCCTTGCCGTCTCAAAATCGTCATGCCCCGGCATGGCGTTCCCGGGTCGAGTCGCTATGCCATGGCCCTGCATCCATATCCCGGCGCGTGCACCCGCATCATGCCCCGCATTATGTCTGGCACCTTCGTCCTGCACATGGTCGCCGTCATGCCCGACGCCTTGCGCGGTGCAGCCGTGCGCGGTACAGGCTTGCGTGCGCCGTCATGGCGTACCCGGAATGCCCGCCTCGCGCGGATGTTGTTTCATCTGTCGCCCCTTGGCGCGGCGCAGCCGGGATGAACCGACCCCACAGGGAGTGAAACGTGCCCTTGCCAGAGTTGACCGCCTCCATCGACACCATGTTATCTGCTGAGAATCTCGGGGCATTCTTCGCCTCACGCTGGGGCCAGTATGCGATGATCATCACCTTCTTCGGCCTCGTCATCACCTTCTTGAGGGTGCTGTACGGGCCGAAGGGCTTCTTCCGCGACCCGGAGTGGGACCGCTGGAACGAGGCGGCCCTTCGCAAGGAGGAGGAAGACGCCGCACAATCTGCGGCCGCGGTGCGAGGCGAGACCGCGGCGGTGTCGTCTGTGGCAGAGGGGCAGGTCGTGCCTGCTGATGCCGCACCGGGGTCGGTCGCCCCGGTCAAGGTGAGCCAGCCCGGTTCAGAGGCGGAGCGTGATGGCTGATACGTCCATGCGTACCCCCACCTGTGACATCACGACCCACGAGCGGTGGTTCGGCGCGTTCACTGCGCCGTATCTCGAAGAGGGGCCGGAACATGTAGGCCCTGTGCGCCTCAAGATAGAGCACACCCACCATGTGCTCTCCAATGCCCGCAGCATAGTGGACAGCGAGGACTTCTCGCCGCTGGTGCAGCGTGCGGCCCTTCTTGCCGCCCTGTATCACGACACGGGGCGCTTTCCGCAGTACAGGCGCTGGCGCACCTTCAGCGACCCGCGTTCGGTCAACCATGCCCTGCTTGGCGGGCGGACGTTGCGCGAAGCCGGGGCGCTCGATGACGAACCTGTTGAAGTGCGGCGACTGGTGCTTGGCGCGGTGGTCATGCACAACCGCTTTCGTGTGCCGTCAGGCATCCCGGACGATGCCCGGACCGTGACCGATGTGGTGCGCGATGCCGATAAACTCGACATCTTCAGGGTCATGGCGCCGCATCTGGCCCCCGGTGCGGAGCGCGACAAGGTCGTGGTGCTGCACGTGGAGGATG
This window encodes:
- the dnaE gene encoding DNA polymerase III subunit alpha, which codes for MSDFVHLHCHTEYSLLDGAIRLKDLGARAKDYGMTAAAITDHGNLFGAAYFYTTCKSFGIKPIIGCEVYVAATDRTDKTSEFARTRYHLVLLAQNNEGYHNLVRLVTRGFTEGFHYKPRVDKELLREYSDGLIALSACLAGEVPRVLMKQGMDAGIATAQEYASIFPGRFYLELQSNGIKEQEVLNEKLIELAGHTNLPLVATNDCHYLDATDVEAHDILLCIQTQTTVDDPKRMRFETRELYYKSPEEMEKAFAHVPEAIANTGRIAEMCNIEMSFGKYFFPVYELPEGMTLDTEFQRLAEEGLKKRLEKHPDRDTIDHKAYWDRLEWELKVITDMGFPGYFLIVQDFINWAKNNGIPVGPGRGSAAGSLVAWSLRITNLDPIPYDLLFERFLNNERVSMPDIDVDFCERRRTEVIRYVAEKYGEDSVSQITTFGKMKAKAVVRDVGRALGMSFGETDRIAKLIPEDLKMTIKKALEAEPDLATLYRDDPQIRKLLDVSMRLEGLSRHASTHAAGVVISDKPMSEYLPLYKGKKGETVTQFDMKMVEKVGLVKFDFLGLRTMTLVQDALDEITRQGKTPPDLDTLSLDDAETYELYSRGDTDGVFQVESSGMRQYLRMLRPTCFDDIIAMLALYRPGPLGSGMVDEFIKRKHGEVPVTYPVPSLEACLQPTYGVIVYQEQVMQIAQIVGSYTLGGADLLRRAMGKKIAEAMAEERTKFVQGAQKNDIPKEKANEIFDLMEKFAEYGFNKSHSAAYALISYYTAFLKVHFPVEFMAALLTSEMGNQDKLLKYVAACKDMDIEVLRPNVQVSRREFTVHEGRIVFGLGGIKNVGDEAIREIVDAREEGGPYASLLDMCVRVNLRKVTKRVIENLIKGGACDCLGCTRAGMLASLDTVVARAQKKLKERDSNQVSLFTMIKEEPKVCPGIGFDCEEQTAPEWPDDQKLRFEKEALGFFLTSHPLQPYRKELFRLRLTPLEEARDMPPGAEIRTAVLVTTLKELMTKKGQRMAFAGVEDLTASAEVVFFPEPFAEARELLKSDQPLLLEGTLDKKADDGNGGQGQGGDDEEAAPRDIKIMGAKVMPLAMACCSSDEPVIVELDTRRMSADYLAGLRAILEKHKGTVPVNVHMVVDESLCLLQLGPRWTVQPGPVFENDLNKWTHGGM
- the queD gene encoding 6-carboxytetrahydropterin synthase QueD codes for the protein MGKPVWRLTVRSEFCASHALRHYEGKCENLHGHNFAVEAVVEGDRLSPGTEIVLDFKVLKGELNTVLDLLDHHNLNEVPPFDTINPSSENLARFIYTALAPRLAPHGVRMHAVTVSEKAVQSATYMECD
- a CDS encoding HD domain-containing protein; its protein translation is MADTSMRTPTCDITTHERWFGAFTAPYLEEGPEHVGPVRLKIEHTHHVLSNARSIVDSEDFSPLVQRAALLAALYHDTGRFPQYRRWRTFSDPRSVNHALLGGRTLREAGALDDEPVEVRRLVLGAVVMHNRFRVPSGIPDDARTVTDVVRDADKLDIFRVMAPHLAPGAERDKVVVLHVEDAPGKWSPVIVADVLAGRVASYADLRYVNDFRLLLGTWVRDLRFPASRRMLAASGLVENILSALPASDDIARARTRILSDLADAARGRGGA